The Clostridium sporogenes region AGTATATCTAAAAGTATCTAATTGTATTTTTATTTCTTTATTTTCTCTGTTGTAAATATTTAAAACAATATTGTAAATTATTACCATGAATTTTATTATATCACAGTTAAAAATTTCAGTTTAATAAATTTATTTTAGATTATGGTCTGAAATTAAGTTAATAGAATATGTTATAATAATGTGTATTGTAATTTGTTAAATAGTTTAAATAATATAAATAAAACTAAAATTTGTAATTGCAAAAGATAAAGGAGAAAAAATGTTATTTGAAAATTTAGAGATAATTAAGCCTATTCAAAAGGCTTTAAAAGAAGAAGGATATAAAAAAACTACCCCAATACAAGAAAAATCTATTCCTTATATATTAGATGGAAAAGATTTGGTTGGTTGTGCCCAAACTGGTACTGGAAAAACAGCAGCCTTTGCAGTTCCTGTATTACAAAATCTTTCTAAGGATAAGAAGGTTAATAAAAATCCTAGAACTATTAGAGCATTGGTATTAGCCCCTACTAGAGAACTTGCTATTCAAATAGGAGAAAGCTTTGAATGCTATGGTAAATATATAAATCTTAAAAGTGCAGTCATTTTTGGTGGAGTATCACAAAATCCTCAAACAAAGGCACTTAGAGAAGGTGTGGATATACTAATTGCAACTCCAGGAAGAATGCTTGATTTATTTAATCAAAAGTATATTGATTTACGTAACATAGAATGTTTTGTTTTAGATGAGGCAGATCGTATGCTAGATATGGGCATGATTCATGATGTTAAAAAAATAATATCAAAGTTACCTAAGGTTAGGCAAAACTTATTATTTTCTGCAACCATGCCATCTGAAATTACAAAGCTAGTAGATTCTATTGTAAAAGATCCAATAAGAGTAGAAGTGACACCAGTTTCATCTACAGTAGATACTATTACACAAGAAGTATATCATGTTCGTAAAAAGCAAAAGAGATCTCTACTTAAACATTTGCTTAAAGATGAATCTATAGATTCTGCTTTGGTATTTTCAACAACAAAACGTGGAGCAAATATGATTGCAAAAGATCTTGTTGAAGCAGGCATAGAAGCTGAAGCTATCCATGGCAATAAATCACAAAATGCAAGACAACGTGCTTTAAATAATTTTAAGGAAGGCAATATTAGGGTTCTAGTTGCAACGGATATAGCAGCAAGAGGTATAGATGTCAATGAACTATCTCATGTATTTAATTATAATCTGCCAGATGTTCCTGAAACTTATGTTCATAGAATTGGACGTACTGGAAGAGCTGGAGCTAAAGGTGTTGCAATTTCTTTTTGTGATATTGAAGAAACAAAATCTCTTAAAGCTATTGAAAAACTTATTCATAAGGAGATACCAGTAGTAGAGGAGCATCCTTATAAAATAAGACATATTAATGAGGATGAAGTTAAGGAGGAAAACACTAATAATAATTCTAATAAAAAACCTTCCTCTAAAAGACAGGGCGGAAATTGGAGATATAGTAACAATAGAAGAAAGAATAATTCAACAAAACAGATTAAGAAATAAGTTTATATAAATATAAAAAAAGATGATTTCTATATTAACAGGAGTCATTTTTTTATTTTGCGCCAAAATAAAAAGTTGACAATGAAATTTAATCATGGTTCAGTAAAAATTCAATTATGTTAAAAGCAGTGGTATTTATTACATATAAAATCCTAGGCAGAATTTATAGAAAAATTCAGAATATTTAGTGAGGAATAAATACATAATATGATATAATATATTCATATTAATTTTATAAGTAAAAAAATATAGGGTCTAAATTGGGTATTATAAGGTTACATTAATTATGAAAAAATATTTTTGTAAATAATAAAGTTAATCCATTATTTATTTTAGGTATTAAAAATATAAGATTTATATTTTATTGATTATAGTATGATAAATGAATAGTTTATAGTAGTTTATGAATATGCTACATATAGGTCAAAGATGGATATTTTTTTTCGCTAGATTTGTTCATTGATTCTGCTCTCATTTCTGGTAGGTAATATTCTTGTGCTAAAACCACTATATTTCAAAAAGCTCAGAGTAATCAATGTTCATATAATTTAAAAGAACTTACTATAAATATAGGAGGTAAAATTATGAATAAGGAAGAATTAAAGACTATTAAGCAGGCTATAATAAATGAAAATGAAGGTTATGAATTTTATAAAATGGTGTCAAAAGATACAAATTCAGAAGAGGCTAAAAAAGCATTCCTAGAATTGGCAGAAGAAGAATTAAAACATGTGAAATGGTTAAAAGATTTATTCACTAAACTAAAAGATAATAAAATGGATAGCATAGACTTAAAGGAGATCCAAGTAGCTTCACCAAAGATATTTGCTTGGGAAAATTTAGATAGGGAAGGTGCTTCAA contains the following coding sequences:
- a CDS encoding DEAD/DEAH box helicase, producing the protein MLFENLEIIKPIQKALKEEGYKKTTPIQEKSIPYILDGKDLVGCAQTGTGKTAAFAVPVLQNLSKDKKVNKNPRTIRALVLAPTRELAIQIGESFECYGKYINLKSAVIFGGVSQNPQTKALREGVDILIATPGRMLDLFNQKYIDLRNIECFVLDEADRMLDMGMIHDVKKIISKLPKVRQNLLFSATMPSEITKLVDSIVKDPIRVEVTPVSSTVDTITQEVYHVRKKQKRSLLKHLLKDESIDSALVFSTTKRGANMIAKDLVEAGIEAEAIHGNKSQNARQRALNNFKEGNIRVLVATDIAARGIDVNELSHVFNYNLPDVPETYVHRIGRTGRAGAKGVAISFCDIEETKSLKAIEKLIHKEIPVVEEHPYKIRHINEDEVKEENTNNNSNKKPSSKRQGGNWRYSNNRRKNNSTKQIKK
- a CDS encoding ferritin-like domain-containing protein; amino-acid sequence: MNKEELKTIKQAIINENEGYEFYKMVSKDTNSEEAKKAFLELAEEELKHVKWLKDLFTKLKDNKMDSIDLKEIQVASPKIFAWENLDREGASKAVSVFGIGIQMERDSVDFYKKAAKDTEVQEAKVIYEELAKWEQSHLEQFYKEYERLMEEWWSEQGFEPF